A single window of Salvia splendens isolate huo1 chromosome 6, SspV2, whole genome shotgun sequence DNA harbors:
- the LOC121809795 gene encoding uncharacterized protein LOC121809795, with translation MAAITKRLLHLRPTVHFTSHPNSHPLRHFSSSDTPESEQSPPHSSVSSSLNDVRASLQNTPPSPPPPRSFPPPRNPPPPPRSGSREDVSQLLSEFRARSAPPPPSSVDKYVSLHELYEKNIKSKGRSSDSPPPGDGNRPESGKKAADSWSISKFTRDLKMKADLDGKLGAGGGGFVSPFSHKDGKGLGFGKIHDRSELGKRLQAMRPEKRKGKWFSLQEMSDRLAKVREAQNKELGNRSGLPHGVAFGVVDGLLQMHKDSTQRERQKHPVNINILGSMGAALDEKMAGPPKDHLIEKYFHPDNMSSAEKLKLELKKVRDEFKMSESDCGSARVQVAQLTTKIKHLSSVLHKKDKHSTRGLLAMVQRRKKLLKYLRRTDWDSYCFVLTKLGLRDNPDVKA, from the exons ATGGCGGCGATTACCAAACGCCTCCTCCATCTCCGCCCCACTGTCCACTTCACCTCTCACCCGAATTCTCACCCCCTCCGCCATTTCTCATCCTCCGACACTCCGGAATCCGAACAATCGCCACCGCATTCTTCAGTCTCCTCGAGCCTCAACGATGTCAGAGCCAGCCTCCAAAATACCCCACcgtctcctcctcctcctcgctcATTTCCCCCGCCTCGGaacccgccgccgccgccccgaTCCGGCTCGAGAGAAGATGTCAGTCAGCTGCTCTCCGAGTTTCGTGCCCGctccgcgccgccgccgccgagtTCCGTCGATAAATACGTCTCGCTTCATGAGCTCTACGAGAAGAACATCAAATCCAAGGGCCGTAGCTCCGATTCTCCTCCCCCTGGTGACGGAAATCGCCCGGAATCGGGAAAGAAGGCCGCTGATTCGTGGTCGATTTCGAAATTTACCAGGGATTTGAAGATGAAAGCGGATCTGGACGGGAAGCTTGGTGCGGGGGGTGGGGGTTTCGTCTCCCCCTTTTCGCACAAGGATGGGAAAGGTTTGGGGTTTGGGAAGATTCATGATCGGTCTGAATTGGGGAAGAGGCTGCAGGCGATGAGGCCGGAGAAGCGCAAGGGGAAGTGGTTTTCGTTGCAGGAAATGAGCGACCGGCTTGCTAAGGTCAGGGAGGCTCAGAATAAGGAGCTCGGGAATAGGTCTGGACTCCCGCATGGAGTTGCATTTGGAGTTGTGGATGGTCTTCTTCAAATGCACAAGGACAGTACCCAAAGGGAAAGACAGAAACACCCGG TGAATATTAATATTTTGGGTTCCATGGGTGCCGCCCTAGATGAGAAGATGGCAGGGCCACCAAAAGATCATTTAATTGAGAAG TATTTTCATCCTGACAATATGTCATCTGCTGAGAAACTGAAGTTGGAGcttaaaaaagtaagagatgaatTTAAAATGTCAGAGTCTGATTGTGGTTCTGCTCGTGTTCAAG TTGCTCAATTGACGACAAAGATTAAACATCTGTCATCTGTTTTACACAAAAAG GATAAACATTCTACACGGGGCCTTCTAGCAATGGTTCAAAGGAGGAAGAAGTTGTTGAAATATCTCAGACGGACTGACTGGGACTCGTACTGCTTTGTTCTAACAAAGCTTGGTCTCCGTGATAACCCTGATGTTAAAGCTTAG